A region from the Symphalangus syndactylus isolate Jambi chromosome 2, NHGRI_mSymSyn1-v2.1_pri, whole genome shotgun sequence genome encodes:
- the CCR6 gene encoding C-C chemokine receptor type 6 isoform X2 — protein MSGVRFLFLARSIIWVHCGYLNIVLQLTLSLFPFQESMNFSDVFDSSEDYFVSVNTSYYSVDSEMLVCSLQEVRQFSRLFVPIAYSLICVFGLLGNILVVITFAFYKKARSMTDVYLLNMAIADILFVLTLPFWAVSHATGAWVFSNATCKLLKGIYAINFNCGMLLLTCISMDRYIAIVQATKSFRLRSRTLPRSKIICLVVWGLSVIISSSTFVFNQKYNIQGSDVCEPKYQTVSEPIRWKLLMLGLELLFGFFIPLLFMIFCYMFIVKTLVQAQNSKRHKAIRVIIAVVLVFLACQIPHNMVLLVMAANLGKMNRSCQSEKLIGYTKTVTEVLAFLHCCLNPVLYAFIGQKFRNYFLKILKDLWCVRRKYKSSGFSCAGRYSENISRQTSETADNDNASSFTM, from the coding sequence ATGAGCGgggtaagatttttatttttggcaaggAGTATAATTTGGGTTCACTGTGGCTACTTGAACATTGTACTGCAGCTAACTCTATCTTTGTTTCCTTTCCAGGAATCAATGAATTTCAGCGATGTTTTCGACTCCAGTGAAGATTATTTTGTGTCAGTCAATACTTCGTATTACTCAGTTGATTCTGAAATGTTAGTGTGCTCTTTGCAGGAGGTCAGGCAGTTCTCCAGGCTATTTGTACCGATTGCCTACTCCTTGATCTGTGTCTTTGGCCTCCTGGGGAATATTCTGGTGGTGATCACCTTTGCTTTTTATAAGAAGGCCAGGTCTATGACAGACGTCTATCTCTTGAACATGGCCATTGCAGACATCCTGTTTGTTCTTACTCTCCCATTCTGGGCAGTGAGTCATGCCACCGGTGCATGGGTTTTCAGCAATGCCACGTGCAAGTTGCTAAAAGGCATCTATGCCATCAACTTTAACTGCGGGATGCTGCTTCTGACTTGCATTAGCATGGACCGGTACATTGCCATCGTACAGGCGACTAAGTCATTCCGGCTCCGATCCAGAACACTACCGCGCAGCAAAATCATCTGCCTTGTTGTGTGGGGGCTGTCAGTCATCATCTCCAGCTCCACTTTTGTCTTCAACCAGAAATACAACATCCAAGGCAGCGACGTCTGTGAACCCAAGTACCAGACTGTCTCCGAGCCCATCAGGTGGAAGCTGCTGATGTTGGGGCTTGAGCTACTCTTTGGTTTCTTTATCCCTTTGCTGTtcatgatattttgttacatgttcATTGTCAAAACCTTGGTGCAAGCTCAGAATTCTAAAAGGCACAAAGCCATCCGTGTAATCATAGCCGTGGTGCTTGTGTTTCTGGCTTGTCAGATTCCTCATAACATGGTCCTGCTTGTGATGGCTGCAAATTTGGGTAAAATGAACCGATCCTGCCAGAGCGAAAAGCTAATTGGCTATACGAAAACTGTCACAGAAGTCCTGGCTTTCCTGCACTGCTGCCTGAACCCTGTGCTCTATGCTTTTATTGGGCAGAAGTTCAGAAACTACTTTCTGAAGATCTTGAAGGACCTGTGGTGTGTGAGAAGGAAGTACAAGTCCTCGGGCTTCTCCTGTGCCGGGAGGTACTCAGAAAACATTTCTCGGCAGACCAGTGAGACTGCAGATAATGACAATGCGTCGTCCTTCACTATGTGA
- the CCR6 gene encoding C-C chemokine receptor type 6 isoform X1 gives MSGESMNFSDVFDSSEDYFVSVNTSYYSVDSEMLVCSLQEVRQFSRLFVPIAYSLICVFGLLGNILVVITFAFYKKARSMTDVYLLNMAIADILFVLTLPFWAVSHATGAWVFSNATCKLLKGIYAINFNCGMLLLTCISMDRYIAIVQATKSFRLRSRTLPRSKIICLVVWGLSVIISSSTFVFNQKYNIQGSDVCEPKYQTVSEPIRWKLLMLGLELLFGFFIPLLFMIFCYMFIVKTLVQAQNSKRHKAIRVIIAVVLVFLACQIPHNMVLLVMAANLGKMNRSCQSEKLIGYTKTVTEVLAFLHCCLNPVLYAFIGQKFRNYFLKILKDLWCVRRKYKSSGFSCAGRYSENISRQTSETADNDNASSFTM, from the exons ATGAGCGgg GAATCAATGAATTTCAGCGATGTTTTCGACTCCAGTGAAGATTATTTTGTGTCAGTCAATACTTCGTATTACTCAGTTGATTCTGAAATGTTAGTGTGCTCTTTGCAGGAGGTCAGGCAGTTCTCCAGGCTATTTGTACCGATTGCCTACTCCTTGATCTGTGTCTTTGGCCTCCTGGGGAATATTCTGGTGGTGATCACCTTTGCTTTTTATAAGAAGGCCAGGTCTATGACAGACGTCTATCTCTTGAACATGGCCATTGCAGACATCCTGTTTGTTCTTACTCTCCCATTCTGGGCAGTGAGTCATGCCACCGGTGCATGGGTTTTCAGCAATGCCACGTGCAAGTTGCTAAAAGGCATCTATGCCATCAACTTTAACTGCGGGATGCTGCTTCTGACTTGCATTAGCATGGACCGGTACATTGCCATCGTACAGGCGACTAAGTCATTCCGGCTCCGATCCAGAACACTACCGCGCAGCAAAATCATCTGCCTTGTTGTGTGGGGGCTGTCAGTCATCATCTCCAGCTCCACTTTTGTCTTCAACCAGAAATACAACATCCAAGGCAGCGACGTCTGTGAACCCAAGTACCAGACTGTCTCCGAGCCCATCAGGTGGAAGCTGCTGATGTTGGGGCTTGAGCTACTCTTTGGTTTCTTTATCCCTTTGCTGTtcatgatattttgttacatgttcATTGTCAAAACCTTGGTGCAAGCTCAGAATTCTAAAAGGCACAAAGCCATCCGTGTAATCATAGCCGTGGTGCTTGTGTTTCTGGCTTGTCAGATTCCTCATAACATGGTCCTGCTTGTGATGGCTGCAAATTTGGGTAAAATGAACCGATCCTGCCAGAGCGAAAAGCTAATTGGCTATACGAAAACTGTCACAGAAGTCCTGGCTTTCCTGCACTGCTGCCTGAACCCTGTGCTCTATGCTTTTATTGGGCAGAAGTTCAGAAACTACTTTCTGAAGATCTTGAAGGACCTGTGGTGTGTGAGAAGGAAGTACAAGTCCTCGGGCTTCTCCTGTGCCGGGAGGTACTCAGAAAACATTTCTCGGCAGACCAGTGAGACTGCAGATAATGACAATGCGTCGTCCTTCACTATGTGA